cgacggaACTCAAGACCCTCTAGAACACTTCACGGCCTTCGAGGCCAGGATGAATCTAGAGGGAGTAGGCGACGAAGTAAGATGCCGCGCCTTCCCGGTAACCCTAGCAGGACCAGCGATCagatggtttaacggcctccctCAAGGTTCCATCTACAATTTCTCAGACATCAGCCGCGCATTCCTGGCTCAATTTACAACGCGAATAGCAAAGGCCAAGCATCCTATCAACCTTCTCGGGGTAACCCAGAGACAGGGAGAGCCGACCAGGAGGTACTTagatcggttcaacgacgaatgcttggaaatcgacggcttaaccgactcggtggccagtctctgcctgacgaacggcctcctcaacgagaaCTTCCGGAAACACCTTACCACGAAGCCGGTTTGGACAATGCATGAAATCCAAACGATGGCCAAGGAGTACATAAAcgacgaggaagtcagccgagtcgtggctgccaataagCGGCAGTCCGGTTATGGCCAGGCTCGGCAGTCCGGTGGAGACGGTGAGAGAGCAAAAGAAAAGGCCAGGGAGGAGGCATCAAACAAAGCACCTAGGCCGTTCCTCCGGGTCGGGAAATTCAATAACTACACTCCACTCACTCTCCCTATTGTGGAGGTCTACCAGCAGATAGCGGAGAAGGGAATTCTTCCGAAGCCCCGACCACTTAAGGACCGAACGGGAGGAAATAAGAACCTTTATTGTGATTACCACAAGGGTTATGGCCATCAAACGCAGGACTATTTTGACCTGAAGGATGCGCTGGAACAAGCgataagggaaggaaagctagcagcgTTCTCCCATCTCATCAGGGAGCCGAGGAGACGTTATCGCGATCAAGACGAGGAATGCAAAGCCCGCTCGTCCAAACGGCGACAAGAACCCGAAGACAGAGACCACGGCCTCACTGTGATAAACGTGGTAACGGCAAAAAACGCTGCACCAAAATCACGGTCGGCACACAAGAAAGACGCCAAGGTACTGGCGATCTCATCCCCGCCGGTGCAGAGCTCCAAGAGACCTCCATCCATTTCCTTCGGCCCGGAAGACCAATGGTTCAGCGACGCCCCGGAAAACCCCCCCATGGTCATAACGGCCAGGGTGGGGACCGGCCTCGTCAAACGAATCCTTGTCGACACAGGAGCTGATTCAAATatcatgttccgcaacgtgTTCGACGCACTCGGCCTGAAAGATGCCGACCTGACGACTCACCAGCACGGGGTTATCGGGTtaggcgaccacttcatcaaaccaGACGGAGCCATTTCCCTACCAATCTCGGTGGGGCAGATCCAAGGCCGGAGATCGGCAATGGCCGAGTTCGTAATTCTCCGAGATTCCACagcctacaacatcatcttgggaagaaaaaCAATCAATGATTTTGAGGCCATAATCAACACCAAGCTGCTAGTTATGAAGTTCGTTACCGATGAGGGATCCGTAGGGACCATAAGGGGAGACCTCGAGACGGCGGTCGCTTGCGACAACGCCAGTCTCTCCCTTAGAAAGAAGTCCAAGGAAGCATCCGGCGTGTTCCTAGCCGACCTTGATGCTCGAGTAGACGACAAGCCGAGGCCGGAACCGGAAGGGGATCTGGAGAAGTTTAGAATTGGTGACGAAGTGGAGAAATTCACATTCGTTAACAAGAACCTCCCACATGAGTTGAAGGAGCCCTTAATCGAAATGATAAGAGCCAATAGTGACTTGTTTGCCTGGACTCcggccgacatgccgggcatagatccAAAAATCATCTCACACCATCTAGCCGTCAAGCCGGAAGCACGCCCAGTGGCTCAACGGAGGAGAAAGATGTCGGCGGAAAGAGCAGAGGAGGTAGCCAAGCAAACGGCCGGCCTCTTAGAAGCAGGCTTCATACGGGAAGTGGACTACTCGACGTGGCTCTCAAATGTGGTACTAGTGAAAAAACACAATGGCagatggagaatgtgcgtggactactctgaccttaacaaagcatgccccaaagattgCTTCCCCCTCCCCAACATAGATGCACTCGTCGACGCCGCGGCAGGATATCGGTATTTgagtttcatggacgcctactccggctacaatcagataccgatgcaccgaccagatgaagacaagacggcgttcataacgccaggAGGAACCTTCTGCTACAAGGTAATGCCATTCGGCTTGAAAAATGCGGGGGCgacatatcaaaggctgatgaacaggaTATTCCACGACCTCATAGGGAAAACAGTTGAAGTttacgtggacgacatcctgGCAAAAACAACACGACCCGACGACCTCTTAAACGACCTGGCAAGTGTATTTGCGTCCCTCCGTCAACACGGTATGAGGCTGAACCCcctcaagtgcgccttcgccatggaagccggcaagttcctggggtttatgataactcagagaggggtagaagctaacccggagaaatgccagGCAATACTCCAGATGAAGAGCCCGGGCTGTATTAAGGACGTCCAGAGGTTGGCAGGACGGTTGACCTCACTTTCCCGGTTCCTCGGAGCCTCGGCGACGAAGGCCCTACCATTTtttaacctcatgaagaaagggatggcgTTTGAGTGGACACCCGCTTGCGAAGAAGCCTTTCAACACTTCAAAGAAATCCTGGCGGCACCTCCCGTTCTCGGGAAGCCAAGGGACGGGGAACCACTATACCTATACCTCGCTATAACAAGCGAAGCCCTGGCCGCAGTACTGGTACGGGAGGACGGGAAAGCCCAACAGCCAGTCTACTTCATAAGCAGGGCCCTGCAAGGAGCAGAATTAAGATAtagcaagttggaaaagctagccttagcACTCCTAACTTCCTCAAGAAGATTGAAACAGTACTTCCAAAGTCACCAAGTTGTCGTCAGAACGGACCAAGGGATCCGACAAGTTCTCCAGAAACCCGACCtggcgggaagaatgatgacttggtccatcgaGCTCTCTCAATATGACATACGGTACGAGccccggcaagccatcaaggcgcaGGCCATGGCGGATTTTTTGGTTGAAGTAACAGGAGACCCAGGCGAAGACATAggtacacggtggaagctccatgtggacggagcctccaaccagacctTCGGAGGTGCCGGGATCATCCTGGAAAGCCCGACGGGGGTCGTATACGAACAGTCGGTTAGATTCGAGTTTCCcatctcgaacaaccaagcagaatacgaagctCTCATAGGAGGCTTGGCCTTAGCAGCAGAGGTCGGCGCAAGAAGACTGAAAGTATGCAGCGATTCCCAAGTCATCACTTCCCAAGTAAACGGCAGCTACCAAGCCAAGGACCCCCTGCTacagaagtacttggaaaaggttaaaagcttgagccaaaagTTCGAAGAAGTCACGGTCCAGCATGTACccagagaaaggaacacacgggcagaCCTCCTATCAAAATTGGCCAGCACGAAGCCAGGGGAGGGGAAccggtctctcatccaaggcatgACAAGGGAACCAGCAATTGCACTACACATAACCACCCTAAGTTCTTCATGGCTGGACCCCATCACCAACTTCCTAGAACACGGCCAAGTCCCTGGTGATGAAAAGGATGCGGCAAAACTAAGAAAAGAAGCGGCAAAATACGCCGTCATCCAAGGACAGCTGTTCAGAAAAGGGCTTAGCCAACCCCTACTGAAGTGCCTACACCCCGACCAGACGGACTATGTCCTCAGGGAAGTCCACGAGGGCTGCTGTGGGCACCACATCGGAGGCAAAGCCCTAGCAAGGAAGTTAATCCGAGCTGGGTACTACTGGCCGACGATGATGGCAGATTCCAAAGAGTTTGTCAAAAAATGCATAAAGTGCCAacagaacgccaactttgccaAGGCACCGGCCTCCGAGTTAAGCTTGCTAACGACCTCCCGGCCGTTCGCTCAGTGGGGAGTCGACCTCTTAGGGCCCTTCCCAGTCGGCCCTGGGCAGGTCAAATATCTCATAGTAGCGATTGattactacaccaaatggatagaagccgaaccACTGGCTAGCATATCCTCGGCCAATTGCAGAAgattca
The Arachis stenosperma cultivar V10309 chromosome 7, arast.V10309.gnm1.PFL2, whole genome shotgun sequence genome window above contains:
- the LOC130939280 gene encoding uncharacterized protein LOC130939280, producing the protein MEVVLGPGDQGRAAAVEGAASVASQGGRRRSPHRHTRTRPFGGTGGDSAIIMQELRHRVQNLERQLADRERDGRSTDPSYTPSRGSEEEDSHRSRPRTEAESSREESPIMRRRNDTIIYSRGRPTHRATRGREDERTRQPVIMGATPFHRSILEVRLPKHFDKPTDMRYDGTQDPLEHFTAFEARMNLEGVGDEVRCRAFPVTLAGPAIRWFNGLPQGSIYNFSDISRAFLAQFTTRIAKAKHPINLLGPVWTMHEIQTMAKEYINDEEVSRVVAANKRQSGYGQARQSGGDGERAKEKAREEASNKAPRPFLRVGKFNNYTPLTLPIVEVYQQIAEKGILPKPRPLKDRTGGNKNLYCDYHKGYGHQTQDYFDLKDALEQAIREGKLAAFSHLIREPRRRYRDQDEECKARSSKRRQEPEDRDHGLTVINVVTAKNAAPKSRSAHKKDAKVLAISSPPVQSSKRPPSISFGPEDQWFSDAPENPPMVITARVGTGLVKRILVDTGADSNIMFRNVFDALGLKDADLTTHQHGVIGLGDHFIKPDGAISLPISVGQIQGRRSAMAEFVILRDSTAYNIILGRKTINDFEAIINTKLLVMKFVTDEGSVGTIRGDLETAVACDNASLSLRKKSKEASGVFLADLDARVDDKPRPEPEGDLEKFRIGDEVEKFTFVNKNLPHELKEPLIEMIRANSDLFAWTPADMPGIDPKIISHHLAVKPEARPVAQRRRKMSAERAEEVAKQTAGLLEAGFIREVDYSTWLSNVMHSSTPRQDIGI